The following nucleotide sequence is from Tardiphaga alba.
CATCATCGAGCGTGGCCTCGATGCCTCTCCGACCAACGAAGTGCTGATCGAAGAATCCGTGCTCGGCTGGAAAGAGTACGAGATGGAAGTCGTCCGCGATAAGAAGGACAACTGCATCATCATCTGCTCGATCGAGAATCTCGATCCGATGGGCGTGCATACCGGCGACAGCATCACCGTCGCACCGGCGCTGACGCTCACCGACAAGGAATATCAGATCATGCGCGACGCCTCGCTGGCGGTGCTGCGCGAGATCGGCGTCGAGACCGGCGGCTCCAACGTGCAGTTCGGCGTCAACCCCGCCGACGGCCGTATGGTCGTGATCGAGATGAATCCGCGCGTATCGCGCTCCTCGGCGCTGGCGTCGAAGGCCACCGGCTTCCCGATCGCCAAGGTCGCGGCAAAGCTCGCCGTCGGCTACACGCTCGATGAAATCGCGAACGACATCACCGGCGGCGCCACCCCGGCGTCGTTCGAGCCGACCATCGACTATGTCGTCACCAAGATCCCGCGTTTCGCGTTCGAGAAATTCCCCGGCGCCTCGCGCACCCTGACCACCTCGATGAAGTCGGTGGGCGAAGTGATGGCCATCGGCCGCACCTTCCAGGAATCGCTGCAGAAGGCCCTGCGTGGTCTCGAAACCGGTCTCACCGGCCTCGACGAGATCGAGATCGAGGATCTCGGCCGCGGCGACGACAAGAATGCCATCCGCGCTGCCCTGGGCACGCCGACGCCGGACCGTATCCTGCAGGTCGGCCAGGCCATGCGCCTCGGCTGGACCGACGAGGAGATCTTCAACTCCTGCAAGATCGATCCGTGGTTCCTGGCGCAGATGCGCGGCATCGTGGATATGGAAGCCAAGGTGAAGGCCAACGGACTGCCGACCCATGCTTTTGGCATGCGCTCGCTCAAGGCCATGGGCTTCTCGGATGCGCGCCTCGCAGTGCTCGCCGGCAAGACCGATGCGGAAGTGAAGGCGCTGCGCCGATCGCTAAATGTCCGCCCGGTGTTCAAGCGCATCGACACCTGCGCGGCCGAGTTCGCCTCGCCAACCGCTTACATGTATTCGACCTACGAGTCGTCTTTCGCTGGCAACTTTGCCGATGAAAGCCAGCCGTCGGACAAGAACAAGGTCATCATCCTTGGCGGCGGTCCGAACCGTATCGGCCAGGGCATCGAGTTCGACTATTGCTGCTGCCACGCCTGCTTCGCGCTCGCCGATGCTGGCTATGAGACCATCATGGTCAACTGCAATCCGGAAACCGTGTCGACCGACTACGACACCGCGGATCGCCTCTATTTCGAACCGCTCACTGCGGAAGACGTGCTCGAAATCATCGATACCGAGCGCCAGAACGGCACGCTGCATGGCGTGATCGTGCAGTTCGGCGGCCAGACGCCGCTGAAACTCGCGCGCGCGCTGGAAGCCGCCGATGTGCCGATCCTCGGCACCTCGCCGGACGCCATCGACCTTGCCGAAGATCGCGACCGCTTCAAGCGTATCCTCGACAAGCTCAAGCTCAAGCAGCCGAAGAACGGCATCGCCTATTCGGTGGAGCAGGCCCGCCTCGTCGCCGCCGATCTCGGCCTGCCGCTGGTGGTGCGCCCGTCCTACGTGCTGGGCGGCCGCGCAATGCAGATCATCCGCGAGGAAAGCCAGCTCGGCGACTACCTGCTCGGCACCCTGCCCGAACTGGTGCCCGGCGACGTCAAGGCCCGCTATCCCAACGACAAGACCGGCCAGATCAACACGGTGCTCGGCACCAATCCGCTGCTGTTTGATCGCTATCTGTCGGATGCCATCGAAGTCGATGTCGATTGCCTGTGCGACGGTACCGACACGTTTGTCGTTGGCATCATGGAGCATATCGAAGAAGCCGGCATTCACTCCGGCGACTCCGCCTGCTCGCTGCCGCCGCATTCGCTCGATGACACGATGATCGCCGAACTCGAACGCCAGACCCGCGAAATGGCACTCGGGCTCGACGTGGTCGGCCTGATGAACGTGCAGTTCGCCATCAAGGACGGCGAAGTCTATGTGCTCGAAGTCAATCCGCGCGCCTCGCGCACGGTGCCCTTCGTCGCCAAGGTGATGGGCATGCCGGTCGCCAAGATCGCCGCGCGCATCATGGCCGGCGAGAAGCTCGCGGACTTCAATCTGAAGAAGCGCAAGCTCAACCATGTCGGCGTGAAGGAATCGGTTTTCCCGTTCGCGCGTTTCCCCGGCGTCGATACCGTGCTCGGCCCGGAGATGCGCTCGACCGGCGAAGTGATGGGCATCGACTCGTCGTTCGAGATTGCATTCGCCAAGAGCCAGCTCGGCGGCGGCACGCGCGTGCCGCGCAAGGGCACGGTCTTCGTGTCGGTGCGCGAAAGCGACAAGACCCGCATCCTCGATGCCGTGAAGCTGCTCGCATCGAGCGGCTTCAAGATCGTCGCCACCGGCGGCACCCAGCGCTTCCTGGTCGATAACGGCGTACAGGCCGAGAAGATCAACAAGGTGCTGGAAGGTCGCCCGCATATCGTGGACGCCATCACCAATGGCGAGATCCAGCTGGTACTGAACACCACCGACGGACCGCAGGCACTGGCCGACAGCCGCTCGCTGCGGCGGGCTGCCCTCTTGCATAAAGTACCGTATTACACCACACTTTCAGGGGCTGTGGCGGCTGCGCAGGGTGTCCGTGCCAATCTGGACGGCGACCTTGAGGTTCGCACATTGCAGAGTTACTTTTCCGAAGCCTGACCTCACAGCCTGATCCGGGATTGCCCGGCAATCCGTATGGAGGTTGGTCAAGAACGGGGCATGACCGGAACCAGCCGGTCATGGAGCTGTTCTGTTTCGGCGCCTGAATCCTGCATCTGCGCCGGCTGCAACGCACAGCCCCGCAATCCCCTGCAGGCCGATTTCACGGACTGAGGAGTTTCGTCGCACGCGTGAGCGTGCGGCATGACGTTAAAGGACGAAGAGAATGGTTGAGAAGGTCCCGATGACCGCCAGCGGTTTTGCTGCCCTCGAAGTGGAGCTGAAAGAGCGCCAGACGGTGCACCGTCCGCGCATCATCGAGCAGATTGCCGAAGCGCGCTCCCATGGCGACCTCTCCGAAAACGCCGAGTATCATGCGGCGAAGGAAGAGCAGTCGCATAACGAAGGCCGCATCAGTGAGATCGAAGACAAGCTCGCGCGCGCCGACATCATCGATATCAGCAAGCTCTCGGGCGACACGATCAAGTTCGGCGCCACCGTGACGCTGATCGACGAGGACACCGAGAAGAAGACCGTGTGGCAGATCGTCGGCGAGCCCGAGGCTGACGCCAAGAACGGCCGTATCTCGATCACCTCGCCGCTGGCGCGTGCGCTGATCGGCAAGAGCAAGGGCACCTCCGTCGAGGTGGTCGCTCCGGGCGGCTCCAAGGCTTATGAAATCACCAAGGTGGAGTGGCGCTGATCGCGCGTCGGCCTGACTATACTTCGGGATAGAGCCAAAAGCCGCGCTGACAGCGCGGCTTTTTTGTTGCGGCGGATAGCCCCCGCGACCGATGCTGGTGCGGCCGGCACACAAAGTTGGAATAATTCTTGCGATCACGGGGTTTCTCACACGAGCGTGACCGGCATCCTGCAATGCAGGAGTGCTATGAGCGATACGTCATCACAGGGGGACTAATGACATGGACGCTACTATCTCGAAATTTCAGCCTTACGCACTCAGCCTGATGCGCTTCATGATCGGCCTGGTACTGCTGCAATACGGCATCGCCAAACTGTTTAAGTTTCCGGCCGGCACGATGTTCGACAAGGTCACGATCAGTTCGCTGCCGGGCATCGCAGGCTGCATCGAACTGGTATTCGGCGCACTGCTGCTCATCGGTCTCTTCACCCGACCGGTTGCCTTCGTCCTGTCGGGACTGATGGCTTGCGCCTATTTCATTGGTCACTCGGGCAAGGCTTTCTTCCCGCTGCTCAATGGCGGCACGCTGGCTATCGCGCTGTGCTTCGTTTGCCTTTACATCGCCACAGCTGGCGGTGGCCCGATCAGCGCCGATGCAGCAATGAAGAAGAACTGAGGTCTTTCTTATCCCTCCCCCTTGTGGGGAGGGTGGCCGGCCCACTTGGGCCGGTCGGGTGGGGGTAGCCCCACGTGACGTCAGAGTGTGGGAAACACCCCACCCGTCTCGAAGCTCGCTGAACGCTCGCTTCGATCCACCCTCCCCGCCGCGCGGCTTCGCCGCTTGGGGGAGGGAAAAGAACTAATCCGCGTCTTTCAATTCCAGCGGCACGGCCGCATCATATTTCGAATTGTGCAGCACCAGCGATGTCCTGACATTGCGCACATGGGGCGCTGCGGTGAGCTGGCTGACAAAGACCTGGAACGTTGCCATGTCCGGCGCCACGCATTTCAGGATGAAGTCGATCTCGCCGGACAGCATCCAGCACTCGCGCACCAGCGGCTCCTTGCGGACGAAATCCTCGAATGCCTTGAGATCGGCATCGGCCTGGCTCGCCAAATGCACGGATGCGAATACCGTGACATCGAAACCGAGCTTTCGCGGATCGAGCAGACCACGATAGCCCTGGATGTAGCCGGCCTCTTCCAGCGCGCGCACGCGACGCAAGCAGGGCGGCGGCGAGATCCCCACGCGCTTGGCGAGTTCCACATTGGTGATTCGGCCATCGGCCTGAATCTCGGCAAGAATTTTGAGGTCGATCTCGTCTAGGCTTTTCGGCACGCGGCGCGGATCCTGCTGGTATTCGGAGCAAGTGGACGCATCTGTTTAGCCGGGAGCATCGACTTGCGCAATTTTATTGCGCGTGCATTGCAGAAATTAAGCCTTCGCGGGGGAAAATCTGACGGCGTGAATTGCAATTCTTGCATAGCTCACCAGATATTCTAGAATTCCTACCAACAACTTCGTGCCCGGAGCGACGCAATCGCCGGCACATTTCGCAATCAGCACTGACCAATTTCCCTGCGGAGAGGGACTCGACCATGGCCGCCTCGATTCATGCCAAAGTCGTCATCATCGGCTCCGGCCCGGCCGGTTACACTGCCGCCATCTACGCCGCCCGCGCCATGCTGGAGCCGGTCCTGATCCAGGGCATCCAGCCCGGCGGCCAGCTCACCATCACCACCGACGTCGAGAACTATCCGGGCTTCGCGGATGTGGTTCAGGGCCCGTGGCTGATGGAGCAGATGGAGAAGCAGGCACAGCATGTCGGCACCAAGATCGTCACCGATCTCGTCACCGACCTTGATCTGTCGCAGCGCCCGTTCCGCCTGACCTGCGATTCCGGCGACGTTTATATCGCCGAGACCGTGATCCTCGCCACCGGCGCCCAGGCGCGCTGGCTCGGCCTGCCATCGGAAGATGCGTTCCAGGGCGGTGGCGTCTCGGCCTGCGCCACCTGTGACGGCTTCTTCTATCGCGGCAAGGAAGTGATCGTGGTCGGCGGTGGAAATACCGCCGTCGAGGAAGCGCTGTTCCTGACCAATTTCGCCTCGCAAGTCACCATCGTGCATCGCCGCGACCACTTCCGCGCCGAGCGCATCCTGCAGGACCGCCTGTTCAAGCATCCGAAGATCAAGGTGGTGTGGGACAGCGCCATCGATGAAATCTGCGGCACGCAGGGACCGGCCAAGGTCACCCATGTCCGCCTGAAGAACGTCAAGACCGGCGCGACAACGGATGTGCCCGCCGACGGCGTGTTCATCGCCATCGGCCATGCCCCGGCGACCGAACTCGTCAAGGGCCAGCTGAAGCTGAAGCCGTCCGGCTATGTCGAAGTCGCTGCGAATTCGACCGCGACGTCGGTGCCGGGCGTATTTGCCGCCGGGGACGTCGCCGACGAAACCTATCGCCAGGCGGTCACCGCCGCCGGCATGGGCTGCATGGCCGCGCTTGAAGCCGAACGCTATCTCGCAGCTCACGCTCACGACCGCGCAGCGGCCGAGTAAACAATGCCACGAACCCGCAACGGATCTAGCGACATGGACTGGGATAAGCTGAAGGTGTTTCACGCGGCTGCCGAAGCGGGGAGCTTCACGCATGCGGGCGAGCAACTCGGATTGTCGCAATCGGCGGTCTCCCGCCAGGTCAGCGCGCTGGAGCAGGAACTCGCCGTCTCGCTGTTCCATCGCCATGCCCGCGGCCTGATCCTCACCGAGCAGGGCGACCTGCTGTTCCGCACCGCCCATGACGTGTTCATGCAGCTGCAGGCGGCGCGCGCCAAGCTGACCGACAGCCGCGAGCGGCCGAGCGGCGACCTCAAGGTCACCACCACCCCCGGCGTCGGCATCAACTGGCTGATTCCCCGCCTCGGCGAATTCACAGCGCTCTATCCGGAAATCCGCATCTCGCTGATCGTCACCGACGAGGAACTCGACCTCTCGATGCGCGAGGCCGATGTCGCGATCCGCACCCGCAAACCGACCCAACCGGACCTGATCCAGCGCAAGCTGTTCGCCATGGGCTTCCACGCCTACTGCTCGCCGGAATACATCAAGCATTTCGGCACGCCGCGGACGCTCGACGAACTCGATGGCCACCGCATCATCATGCTGAGCGATGCGCAGGTGTCACCGCACCTGCAGAACCGCAGCTGGTTGATCGATGCCGGCCGCAACGGCAATGGCCCGCGCGAGGCGTATTTCAAGGTCAACAACATCCTGGGTCTGATGCGCGCCTGCCAGCAGGGTCTCGGCATCGCAGCATTGCCGGACTATCTGGTGGAAGAGAACGATCGCCTGGTCCAGCTCTTCAGCGAGTCGGATTCGATCCAACTCGACACGTATTTTGTCTATCCGGAAGAGCTGAAGACCGTCGCCCGCGTCCAGGTATTCCGCGACTTCATCGTCAGCAAAGCGCAGCGCTGGCCGTCATAACCCGCAAATTCAGCGGTCAGGCATGCAAACGCTATCGGCATGTCTGACATGACAAGTCATGCGTTGCTGCGGGGCCGCCGCGGGGATCATACTAATCAAACGCTGAGGCTCGCGCCGCGCATTTGTCCCCCTCCTCCAGTGGAGCGGGTCTCAGTTATCCCTCTTGGAAGGTGATTGTGTCGGCCTCTCGAGGCCAATACCTCAGAGCCGGGCTCGGTCGAGTCCGGCTTTTTTTTTGCGTTCTCGTAGCCCGGATGGAGCGCAGCGCAATCCGGGGACCGGCGTTTCAGCGATCTCTGTTGTTCCCGCATTACGCTGCGCTTCATGCGGGCTACGGTCGGCCCTAGTCCAACTTCACCTTCGCCAAACGCAGCGCGTTGCCAATCACACTGACCGACGACAGCGCCATCGCTGCCGCGCCGATCATCGGCGACAGCAGGATGCCGAATACCGGAT
It contains:
- a CDS encoding LysR family transcriptional regulator; translation: MPRTRNGSSDMDWDKLKVFHAAAEAGSFTHAGEQLGLSQSAVSRQVSALEQELAVSLFHRHARGLILTEQGDLLFRTAHDVFMQLQAARAKLTDSRERPSGDLKVTTTPGVGINWLIPRLGEFTALYPEIRISLIVTDEELDLSMREADVAIRTRKPTQPDLIQRKLFAMGFHAYCSPEYIKHFGTPRTLDELDGHRIIMLSDAQVSPHLQNRSWLIDAGRNGNGPREAYFKVNNILGLMRACQQGLGIAALPDYLVEENDRLVQLFSESDSIQLDTYFVYPEELKTVARVQVFRDFIVSKAQRWPS
- the trxB gene encoding thioredoxin-disulfide reductase, giving the protein MAASIHAKVVIIGSGPAGYTAAIYAARAMLEPVLIQGIQPGGQLTITTDVENYPGFADVVQGPWLMEQMEKQAQHVGTKIVTDLVTDLDLSQRPFRLTCDSGDVYIAETVILATGAQARWLGLPSEDAFQGGGVSACATCDGFFYRGKEVIVVGGGNTAVEEALFLTNFASQVTIVHRRDHFRAERILQDRLFKHPKIKVVWDSAIDEICGTQGPAKVTHVRLKNVKTGATTDVPADGVFIAIGHAPATELVKGQLKLKPSGYVEVAANSTATSVPGVFAAGDVADETYRQAVTAAGMGCMAALEAERYLAAHAHDRAAAE
- a CDS encoding DoxX family protein, with translation MDATISKFQPYALSLMRFMIGLVLLQYGIAKLFKFPAGTMFDKVTISSLPGIAGCIELVFGALLLIGLFTRPVAFVLSGLMACAYFIGHSGKAFFPLLNGGTLAIALCFVCLYIATAGGGPISADAAMKKN
- the carB gene encoding carbamoyl-phosphate synthase large subunit encodes the protein MPKRTDISTILIIGAGPIVIGQACEFDYSGTQAVKTLKDEGYRVVLVNSNPATIMTDPELADATYIEPITPEIVAKIIEKERHVIPGGFALLPTMGGQTALNCALSLRQQGTLEKFDVEMIGATAEAIDKAEDRQLFREAMTKIGLETPKSRLANASDLKKQYRDKHNAEREKLSGEALAEHERQWVLHEGDRRKRYQEHALGQALMALSEIGLPAIIRPSFTMGGTGGGIAYNREEFLDIIERGLDASPTNEVLIEESVLGWKEYEMEVVRDKKDNCIIICSIENLDPMGVHTGDSITVAPALTLTDKEYQIMRDASLAVLREIGVETGGSNVQFGVNPADGRMVVIEMNPRVSRSSALASKATGFPIAKVAAKLAVGYTLDEIANDITGGATPASFEPTIDYVVTKIPRFAFEKFPGASRTLTTSMKSVGEVMAIGRTFQESLQKALRGLETGLTGLDEIEIEDLGRGDDKNAIRAALGTPTPDRILQVGQAMRLGWTDEEIFNSCKIDPWFLAQMRGIVDMEAKVKANGLPTHAFGMRSLKAMGFSDARLAVLAGKTDAEVKALRRSLNVRPVFKRIDTCAAEFASPTAYMYSTYESSFAGNFADESQPSDKNKVIILGGGPNRIGQGIEFDYCCCHACFALADAGYETIMVNCNPETVSTDYDTADRLYFEPLTAEDVLEIIDTERQNGTLHGVIVQFGGQTPLKLARALEAADVPILGTSPDAIDLAEDRDRFKRILDKLKLKQPKNGIAYSVEQARLVAADLGLPLVVRPSYVLGGRAMQIIREESQLGDYLLGTLPELVPGDVKARYPNDKTGQINTVLGTNPLLFDRYLSDAIEVDVDCLCDGTDTFVVGIMEHIEEAGIHSGDSACSLPPHSLDDTMIAELERQTREMALGLDVVGLMNVQFAIKDGEVYVLEVNPRASRTVPFVAKVMGMPVAKIAARIMAGEKLADFNLKKRKLNHVGVKESVFPFARFPGVDTVLGPEMRSTGEVMGIDSSFEIAFAKSQLGGGTRVPRKGTVFVSVRESDKTRILDAVKLLASSGFKIVATGGTQRFLVDNGVQAEKINKVLEGRPHIVDAITNGEIQLVLNTTDGPQALADSRSLRRAALLHKVPYYTTLSGAVAAAQGVRANLDGDLEVRTLQSYFSEA
- the greA gene encoding transcription elongation factor GreA, whose translation is MVEKVPMTASGFAALEVELKERQTVHRPRIIEQIAEARSHGDLSENAEYHAAKEEQSHNEGRISEIEDKLARADIIDISKLSGDTIKFGATVTLIDEDTEKKTVWQIVGEPEADAKNGRISITSPLARALIGKSKGTSVEVVAPGGSKAYEITKVEWR
- a CDS encoding Lrp/AsnC family transcriptional regulator, translated to MPKSLDEIDLKILAEIQADGRITNVELAKRVGISPPPCLRRVRALEEAGYIQGYRGLLDPRKLGFDVTVFASVHLASQADADLKAFEDFVRKEPLVRECWMLSGEIDFILKCVAPDMATFQVFVSQLTAAPHVRNVRTSLVLHNSKYDAAVPLELKDAD